The Exiguobacterium acetylicum genome includes a window with the following:
- the gatA gene encoding Asp-tRNA(Asn)/Glu-tRNA(Gln) amidotransferase subunit GatA yields the protein MSLFEHGVKTLHTLIQDGEVKVSELVQESFDQIDRVDGKIGAFLSLNEEAFEQAKRMDDVAKHEANPLFGLPIGVKDNIVTKGMTTTCGSKFLENFVPAHDATVVERLHEAGAITIGKLNMDEFAMGSSNENSAYKPVRNPWNTKHVPGGSSGGSAAAVAAGEVLFSLGSDTGGSIRQPAAYCGVVGLKPTYGLVSRFGLVAFASSLDQIGPVTRTVEDNAYLLSAIAGHCEMDSTSANVAATDYTQALTGDIKGLKIAVPKEYFGEGVSEGVKANIREAIQKLEALGATVDEVSLPNSKYALATYYLLASSEASSNLARFDGIRYGVRAEADALEDVFKYSRSQGFGDEVKRRIMLGTYALSSGYYDAYYKKAQQARTLIKKDFDDVLANYDVIIGPTAPTPAFELGAQLDDPVTMYANDILTIPINLAGVPAISVPAGFVDGLPVGLQIIGKHFDEATIYRAAHAFELATGGFALPKL from the coding sequence ATGTCACTTTTTGAACATGGTGTCAAAACACTACACACACTCATTCAGGATGGCGAAGTCAAAGTTTCTGAACTCGTCCAAGAATCCTTTGATCAAATCGACCGTGTCGACGGAAAAATCGGTGCGTTTCTTTCATTGAACGAAGAAGCATTCGAGCAAGCGAAACGGATGGATGATGTCGCGAAACACGAAGCTAATCCATTGTTTGGTCTTCCAATCGGTGTCAAGGATAACATCGTCACGAAAGGGATGACGACGACATGTGGTTCGAAATTCCTTGAGAACTTCGTACCGGCACATGATGCGACAGTCGTCGAGCGTCTGCATGAAGCAGGGGCAATTACGATCGGTAAACTCAACATGGATGAGTTCGCGATGGGTTCGTCAAACGAGAACTCGGCGTACAAACCAGTCCGTAACCCATGGAATACGAAACACGTTCCAGGCGGTTCTTCGGGTGGTTCAGCAGCAGCTGTCGCAGCAGGCGAAGTCTTATTCAGCCTTGGTTCAGATACGGGTGGTTCGATTCGTCAACCGGCTGCGTATTGTGGTGTCGTCGGTTTGAAACCGACTTATGGTCTTGTCTCTCGTTTCGGTCTTGTTGCGTTCGCGTCGTCACTTGACCAAATCGGTCCAGTGACACGAACGGTCGAAGACAACGCCTATCTCTTGAGCGCAATCGCTGGACACTGTGAGATGGATTCGACATCTGCGAACGTCGCAGCAACGGATTACACACAAGCGTTGACAGGTGATATCAAAGGTTTGAAGATCGCTGTTCCGAAAGAATACTTCGGTGAGGGTGTCAGTGAAGGCGTCAAAGCCAACATCCGTGAAGCAATCCAAAAGCTCGAAGCACTCGGTGCAACGGTTGACGAAGTCTCACTTCCGAACTCGAAATATGCGCTTGCGACGTACTACTTACTTGCTTCATCGGAAGCATCATCGAACCTCGCACGCTTTGACGGTATTCGTTACGGCGTCCGTGCTGAAGCGGATGCACTTGAAGATGTCTTCAAATATTCCCGTTCACAAGGATTCGGAGACGAAGTCAAACGCCGGATCATGCTCGGAACGTATGCACTCAGCTCTGGTTACTACGATGCCTACTATAAAAAAGCACAACAAGCCCGGACGCTGATTAAAAAAGATTTCGACGATGTCCTCGCGAACTATGACGTCATCATCGGACCAACAGCGCCGACACCAGCATTCGAACTCGGTGCACAGCTCGATGATCCCGTCACGATGTATGCGAATGACATCTTGACGATTCCAATCAACTTAGCAGGTGTCCCAGCAATTTCAGTTCCAGCTGGATTCGTCGACGGACTTCCGGTCGGCTTACAAATCATTGGAAAACATTTCGATGAGGCGACGATCTATCGCGCTGCGCATGCGTTTGAGCTTGCGACAGGTGGATTCGCGCTTCCGAAGTTATAA
- the gatC gene encoding Asp-tRNA(Asn)/Glu-tRNA(Gln) amidotransferase subunit GatC, translating into MAKINEEQVRHVAHLARLAVTDEEVAQFTGQLEKILGFAEQLNELDTTGVEPTTHVLDLKNVLRKDEVRPSLPRTEVERLAPDWEDGQVRVPAVFE; encoded by the coding sequence ATGGCAAAGATTAATGAGGAGCAAGTCCGCCACGTGGCGCATTTGGCACGCCTTGCCGTGACAGATGAAGAAGTAGCACAATTCACAGGACAACTCGAGAAGATTCTCGGGTTCGCTGAACAATTAAATGAACTCGATACGACAGGCGTCGAACCGACGACACATGTCCTCGATTTAAAGAACGTCCTACGTAAGGACGAAGTACGTCCATCACTTCCGCGTACGGAAGTAGAACGACTCGCACCCGATTGGGAAGACGGACAAGTCCGCGTCCCAGCGGTGTTCGAATAA
- a CDS encoding Nramp family divalent metal transporter codes for MNIFVAHAQNERIIKTKSEVKEMATQPLTQDLPRKRTYLGPAFVAAVAYLDPGNFATNMTAGAQYGYLLLWVIVASNLMAVVIQFLSAKLGIVSNLSLAEVIREELSPVSRFFYWVQAELVAMATDLAEFVGAALGFHLLFAIDLRMAALLTAVLSFVILGFEQKGLRHFEAVIAVLVLIIAAAFAIEVFEVHPVFRDLSAGLIPGFEGTSSIVLAAGMLGATVMPHAIYLHSDLTKRRMGHVANKASMLRIQRFDIWGAMLIAGAVNGAMLVIAASVFYGTSYQAGSLEEIYEGLHVTLGGIAPYLFAIALLVSGLASSSVGTMSGDAIMRGFLHLQLPLFVRRTVTMLPAILLLFSGFDPTRALVLSQVALSFGIPFALIPLIRATASERYMGEHRNSRFMNALAWVIVSIVIVFNVYLLIDVLV; via the coding sequence ATAAACATATTTGTTGCACATGCGCAAAATGAGCGTATAATAAAAACAAAAAGTGAGGTGAAGGAGATGGCGACACAGCCACTTACACAAGATTTACCAAGGAAACGGACATATCTCGGACCAGCGTTCGTCGCTGCCGTCGCTTATCTTGATCCGGGGAATTTTGCGACGAATATGACAGCGGGTGCTCAGTATGGCTACTTACTGCTCTGGGTCATCGTTGCCTCGAACTTGATGGCCGTCGTCATTCAGTTTCTGTCAGCCAAGCTCGGGATCGTCAGTAATCTCAGTTTGGCAGAAGTCATTCGCGAAGAATTATCACCCGTCAGTCGTTTCTTCTACTGGGTACAAGCCGAACTCGTCGCGATGGCGACGGATCTTGCCGAGTTCGTCGGAGCGGCGCTCGGATTTCATTTACTATTTGCGATCGATTTACGCATGGCAGCCCTTTTAACAGCTGTACTGTCCTTCGTCATCCTCGGTTTCGAGCAAAAAGGACTCCGGCATTTCGAAGCCGTCATCGCGGTGCTTGTCCTAATCATCGCAGCGGCTTTTGCAATTGAAGTATTTGAAGTCCATCCGGTCTTCCGTGATCTATCAGCAGGGCTAATACCGGGATTCGAAGGCACATCGAGCATCGTCCTTGCTGCCGGGATGCTTGGAGCGACCGTCATGCCGCACGCCATCTATCTCCATTCTGATTTAACGAAACGACGGATGGGGCACGTTGCGAATAAAGCTTCGATGTTACGGATTCAACGCTTCGACATCTGGGGTGCGATGTTGATTGCTGGAGCAGTCAACGGAGCGATGCTCGTCATCGCAGCCAGTGTCTTTTACGGCACGTCATACCAAGCGGGTTCGTTAGAAGAAATCTATGAAGGACTGCATGTCACACTCGGTGGTATCGCACCGTATCTGTTTGCAATTGCCTTACTTGTCTCGGGTCTCGCTTCTTCAAGTGTCGGGACGATGTCGGGGGACGCGATCATGCGTGGCTTCTTACATCTTCAACTACCATTGTTCGTTCGACGGACTGTGACGATGTTACCGGCAATCTTACTGCTCTTCTCGGGCTTTGATCCGACGCGCGCTCTCGTCCTCAGTCAAGTCGCCTTATCGTTCGGGATCCCGTTCGCCTTGATTCCATTGATTCGGGCGACAGCAAGTGAGCGATACATGGGAGAACACAGGAATAGTCGGTTCATGAACGCGTTGGCTTGGGTGATCGTCTCAATCGTCATCGTCTTTAATGTCTATCTGCTCATCGATGTATTAGTATGA
- the putP gene encoding sodium/proline symporter PutP encodes MNGMWFAILLYLGLMVALGVIAYYRTKNMNDYMLGGRTIGPVVTALSAGASDMSGWLLMGLPGAMYATGLSSGWIVIGLLLGAYANWLLVAPRLRAYTAHAGDAITIPDYFEKRFHDKSGVLRTVSAGVILIFFIMYASSGFVAGGRLFEAVFGLEYTTGLWILAGVVIAYVFLGGFLAVSWTDVVQGMIMVIALLIVPAVALTLSGGINETLETIRSTDGSKLELFKGTTTIGIISLLAWGLGYFGQPHIIVRFMAIRNLHEMKSARRVGMIWMTFSIVGAMVTGLIGYAYFTQQSAGLENPENVFIQLSRDLFPGFITGLLLAALLAAIMSTISTQLLVSSSAATNDFYHRFFKRSASDRELMIMGRVMVLVVAVLAILLSFGAQKSILTLVGYAWAGFGSAFGPVVLFSLLWRRMNKTGALASMITGSVVVIAWILINQNVDGLPSYISEMYEMIPAFIASTIALVIGSLVTKEPSQAIYDEFDQVQAQLKGAEPERKIV; translated from the coding sequence ATGAACGGAATGTGGTTCGCGATTTTGCTGTATCTTGGACTGATGGTCGCACTAGGCGTCATTGCGTATTATCGGACGAAGAACATGAATGACTACATGCTTGGGGGACGTACGATTGGTCCCGTCGTCACGGCGCTCTCTGCAGGAGCAAGTGACATGAGTGGCTGGCTGTTGATGGGATTACCGGGTGCGATGTATGCAACTGGTCTGTCCAGTGGATGGATCGTCATTGGATTATTACTTGGCGCTTATGCCAACTGGTTACTCGTCGCGCCGCGTCTGCGTGCGTATACGGCACATGCAGGGGATGCGATCACGATTCCCGATTACTTTGAAAAACGATTCCACGATAAAAGTGGTGTATTGCGTACAGTTTCAGCTGGAGTTATCTTAATATTCTTTATAATGTACGCATCAAGCGGTTTTGTCGCCGGTGGTCGTTTGTTCGAAGCCGTCTTTGGTCTTGAGTACACGACGGGTCTTTGGATTTTAGCGGGTGTCGTCATTGCTTACGTCTTCCTCGGTGGTTTCCTTGCCGTCAGTTGGACGGACGTTGTGCAAGGAATGATCATGGTTATCGCACTACTGATTGTACCTGCTGTTGCCCTTACGTTAAGTGGTGGGATCAATGAGACGCTCGAGACGATCCGGTCGACGGACGGCTCGAAACTCGAACTCTTCAAAGGGACGACGACGATCGGCATCATCTCGCTCCTTGCTTGGGGGCTCGGTTACTTTGGTCAACCGCATATCATCGTTCGTTTCATGGCGATTCGGAACTTGCACGAGATGAAGTCAGCACGTCGCGTCGGCATGATCTGGATGACGTTCTCGATTGTCGGAGCAATGGTGACGGGTTTGATCGGATATGCCTACTTCACGCAACAAAGTGCTGGATTAGAAAATCCAGAGAACGTCTTTATTCAATTATCACGAGATCTCTTCCCTGGATTCATTACAGGATTATTGTTAGCGGCCTTACTTGCTGCGATCATGTCAACGATCTCGACGCAGCTACTCGTTTCTTCGAGCGCAGCAACGAATGATTTCTATCACCGTTTCTTTAAACGGAGTGCCTCAGACCGCGAATTGATGATCATGGGTCGCGTTATGGTTCTAGTCGTAGCGGTTCTCGCAATTCTCTTGTCGTTCGGCGCACAGAAGTCGATCCTGACGCTTGTCGGCTATGCATGGGCTGGTTTTGGTTCAGCATTCGGACCAGTCGTGCTGTTCAGTTTGCTCTGGCGCCGAATGAACAAGACGGGAGCACTTGCTTCGATGATTACGGGATCCGTCGTCGTTATCGCGTGGATTCTCATTAACCAGAATGTTGATGGATTACCGTCCTACATTTCGGAAATGTACGAGATGATTCCGGCGTTCATCGCTTCGACGATTGCGCTCGTCATCGGTAGTCTCGTGACGAAGGAACCAAGTCAAGCGATCTATGATGAGTTCGATCAAGTACAAGCACAGCTAAAAGGTGCAGAACCTGAGCGAAAGATCGTCTAA